The following are encoded together in the Zingiber officinale cultivar Zhangliang chromosome 8A, Zo_v1.1, whole genome shotgun sequence genome:
- the LOC122011904 gene encoding salt stress-induced hydrophobic peptide ESI3-like — MGSETLLEVVLAILLPPVGVFLRYGCGVEFWIDLLLTILGYIPGIIYAIYVLVG; from the exons ATGGGTTCTGAGACGCTACTGGAGGTGGTATTGGCCATCTTGTTACCGCCCGTTGGAGTCTTCCTACGCTACGGCTGCGGC GTGGAGTTTTGGATCGATCTGTTGTTGACGATATTAGGTTACATACCTGGAATCATTTACGCCATCTATGTCTTGGTGGGATAG